CAGGGCAGGCTCTCTCCCGCAACAAAGCGGGCGAGGTATTAAGAGGCCGCGTCGCTCAGGATGATCTAAGTAACGGGCGAGGTATAAGATGGCTCCGGCCGGCGTTTTCTTGTGGCACAGGCTTTAGCCTGTGGAGCTTCCGGCAAAGGCGTGGGAAGATTTGCTCAGGCTGAGCGAACACATTACTGAACGAAACACATTACTGAACGAGACACACTGTCCGGTCGAAATGACGCTTAGATTTTTCATAGCGATCGGATTCGTCGTCGCGACGATCGTTGGAAGCGGTGGGGCGCGTCAGGCGATCGCGGCGGAGAGGCCGACGCAGGCGCAGGTATCGGAGTCGCTGACGTGCCAGTGCGGATGCGGGCTGACGGTCGCCAACTGCAACATGCCGACCTGCAGTTTTGCGGCGCCGATTCGGGCCGAGATCGATCAGATGATCGGCAGCGGCATGAGCGGGGCGCAGATCGTTGCGTTCTATCGGCACAAGTTCGGCGAGAAAGTTTTGTCGGCGCCGACCGCCGAAGGATTCAATCTGCTGGCGTGGACGATGCCGTTCCTTGCGATCGTGATCGGCGGCGGATTGATCGTGCTGGCGTTCGGGCGCTGGCGCTCGGCGGCGGGTGAATCGGCGCCTGCGACGCCTGCGGGAATCGCGATCGGATTCGATCCGGCGCTCAGAAGACGGCTCGAGGACGACCTGAAGGAGAATAGCTGAGGCCGTGTTTATCGCCGCGGCGATATTGATAATCGCGGGGGTCGCGCTGTTCGTGGCGGCGCCGCTCGGAATCGGCTTGATTGCGCCGCGCGACAAATCGGCGGCTGAGGTCGAGCTGAATCGGCATGAGCATCAGCGCGCGCTGGCGGTGCAGGGACTTCGCGAGCTCGAGTTCGATCGCGAAATGGGTAAGCTGTCGGACGCGGACTATCGCTCGATGCATCAAGAGCTCGAGAATCGCGCGCTGACGGCGATGACGGCGATCGAAAAGATTCGGCATAAGTCGCGCGACGATGCGCAGAAAAAGCAGGCCGTATCGCGACCGACGTCCACGCCGGTGCGGGTCGTGATGGCTTCGACGCGGCGCGACGCGCCGACGATATTCACGCCGCGCGCGGAGCCGTCGCTAACGACCAGCGCGCGGCGGATTCGATTTTGCCCGCAATGCGGCACGCGCGCCGCGACCGACGCGAACTTCTGCGCCGAGTGCGGCGTGGCGCTGAAATCATCGGCGCGCGCAACCAACTGGAACGAGTAGCGGCGGTGGTCGAGACGCGGAGACTCGGTAAGTCGTACGGGCTGAACCCGGTGCTGCGCGAGGTCGAGTTGCGTGTGGGCGCGGGCTGTGGCGCGTTTATTATTGGCGGCAACGGCAGTGGCAAATCGAC
This Candidatus Binatus sp. DNA region includes the following protein-coding sequences:
- a CDS encoding cytochrome c-type biogenesis protein, encoding MELPAKAWEDLLRLSEHITERNTLLNETHCPVEMTLRFFIAIGFVVATIVGSGGARQAIAAERPTQAQVSESLTCQCGCGLTVANCNMPTCSFAAPIRAEIDQMIGSGMSGAQIVAFYRHKFGEKVLSAPTAEGFNLLAWTMPFLAIVIGGGLIVLAFGRWRSAAGESAPATPAGIAIGFDPALRRRLEDDLKENS
- the ccmI gene encoding c-type cytochrome biogenesis protein CcmI encodes the protein MFIAAAILIIAGVALFVAAPLGIGLIAPRDKSAAEVELNRHEHQRALAVQGLRELEFDREMGKLSDADYRSMHQELENRALTAMTAIEKIRHKSRDDAQKKQAVSRPTSTPVRVVMASTRRDAPTIFTPRAEPSLTTSARRIRFCPQCGTRAATDANFCAECGVALKSSARATNWNE